The DNA region TCGAAACGTCACGCAGGGTCCCGATCTCGATGATCTCATGACCGATCCTGATGGTTTCCGCCACGCCGTTTCCATGCCTCCCGGGCAGTTGCGCGACACCTACCTTCGGGATCTCCGAGAGGCCGCACGCGACCTACTTCCATCTGCGCTCGCTGAAATGGTCGCCAGGACCGCGAGGCCGTTCCTCCAGGTGATCGTAGATGTTGAGGTGCCCCGGATGGCGTTTGGCCGAATCTGTCTTATCGGCGACGCCGCGTTCACGCTTCGGCCGCACGCGGCCGCCGGTACCGCAAAGGCAGCCGAGGACGCCTGGCAACTCGCGCAGGCCGTGATCAAGTTCGACGACGTCGTGGCGGCGCTTGAGGGGTGGGAACCCGGTCAACTTACGCTTGGCCGGCAGGTCCTAGCGCGATCACGCGAGGCCGGAAGGCGCCTGCAGATCGAAGGAACCTGGCGGGTCGGCGAACCGCTGCCCTTCGGGCTGTATAGGGTGGGCGACAGCAGCCAAATCGACCTCGACGACCCGCCCGCGCCTGCGACAGGAACAAATCAGCGCACCTCTACGCCGAGGTCTTTGGGATGACGCGGGTATCAAAACTCTTGGTACTGGCGGGACTCTTGCCTTAGATTTGCCTTGAACGGAGCGCCCGGCTGGCTGTAGGTCTTCGAGGTCGACCTCGGCTAACAACTCACCGATCGGCCGCTTGAAATATCGTTCCAGTCGTTGCACAACCGGCGACTCAGGATTGGGTCGCCATCTACCGGACTCCAGATGCCCGAGATATGACGAATCACAGCGCAGATCGTGCGCCAGGGCCGTTCGCGGCGTTTTCCGGGACCGCCGCAGGAACTCAAGCAAGGTCATGCCGGCCGACCCCCTTTCTTGTTCCTGAACCTGCGCCCATGGTTAACTTGTGTTACTCGCAATGGAAGACAGCCAAGTAACATTTAAGGGTCGCATGGAGGCGAGATGCAAGTAACGCGGGACGAATCCCGACTCATTCGGGCGGCCATCCACTTCGCGAATCTGCAGCGTATCACGTCACCAGAGCAGGTCGAGGCGATGTTCTTTCAGTTAGGACCCCAGCAGACGGGCCCTACGTTCAAAGCCCTCAGCCTCTCCCCCATCTCGGCTGAGGCCGCGATCGCTGCCTTTCGTGATAACGACCAGGCCGAGCTACGGCGCTGGCTTACGGAGATTGCCGAGCGCGGTGTCGCTGCGCGCGACCGGATTCGGGACGAGGTCAACGTCCGCCTTCGGGCCGTGAACGTGCATCCGATCTTCGACGGGAGACGGCTTCGGCTTGAGGTGTGGCCCAGCAGCGGCGTGCAGGCTGCCTATGCGTATGCAGTGGCGATGATCCTGGACGACGAGCGGGGACTCACGAACCGACTAGGGCACTGCCCCGGCCGATCACCGATGCATCCGTGCGGCCGGTTTGTGTTGACGCTCGAGGGGCGCCCGCGGCGATTCTGCAGCGTTGCGCACCGGCTCGCCTGGAATCGCGCCGATGCCAAAGAACGGGTCTGGAGATCGCGCCATCCCGGGGAGGGCCCTCGTCCAGTGGGTCCTCGAGGGAGTGCGTAGAGCCCCCCAAACCGACCCTTCACCTCTCGGATCCTGCCCCTTACTCCGCCTTGCACAGAATTAGCATATATGCTAATATGGTCTAGACCGTGGAATCACGCCTAACCTGGTCCACCGTCTTCTACGTCGCCCCCTCCGGGCGCGCACCGGCCGAGGAATGGCTGGACGGGCAGGACGAGGAGGTCCAGGAGCGGGCCATCGCGTTGCTGCAGGTCCTTCGGGGGCAAGGTGGGCGGCTGGGGATGCCCCACGCGAAGCACCTGCGCGGGAAGGTTTGGGAGTTGCGCTTCCAGGCGCGCAGCGGAGCGTACCGGCTTCTGTATGCGGCCATGAGCGGGCAGCGTATCCTGGTCTTGCATGGGTTTCGGAAGGCGACCCGGGAGACGCCGCAGGGGAAACTGAGAACCGCCGAGGTCCGGCTGGCGGAGTTCGAGCGATCGGACAGGACAGACAGACCGAAAGGGAGGTAGCGGCCATCATGGGACGCAGGCGACGATCTGCTGTGAGCACCACGGGGTGGGAGGAGAAGGTACTAACTCGTCCTGGGGCGGCCGAGCGCGTGGCGCAATACCGAGCCGAGGTCGAGACGGGCCGCTTCGTCGAACAGTTGGTAGAGGCTTCGGGGAAAACACAGCGAAGCATCGCGGCGCTGGCGCGGGTGCCGGAGCCGAACCTCACGAGGATCAAGCGTGGGGAGATCCTGCCGTCGCTGGATACGATCGCGCGGCTGACCTGGGCGGCGCTCGGCACCGGCCTTGAGCTGAGGCCTCAGGGCCGTCGGTCGAAGAAGGTCGAGCCGATCGTCCTGCGGTTCGCATCCCGGCGGCAGAAGGGAATGGTTGCGCAGGGTTAGCCGGGCGGCATGGTCCCATTCGGAGTATTACGATACGGGGAGGTCGCCGTTGAAGTATTACATCCAGATCACCGCGTTCGCGCCCGACCCGGCCGACTGGGCCAAGGGCGAGAGACAACGGGACGAACTCCTTACTGAGCACAAGATTCATGTGGAACGCAAAGGCGATGATCTCGGCTTCATCGTGGCAACAGCTGATATCGAGGCTGATTCGCCAGAGACAGCAGCACGGCAGTTGATTCTTCAGATCAAATCGGCGAAGGTGATTCGTGACCAGGAGGGCGCATTGGTCGACGCCACATGGCACGATGACGGAGGTCACAAGCACAATCTGCCACTTGATCCTCTCGCGGCGTCAGTTGCATGGACCGTCGGCAGAAAGGGCCCGGGAACACCGTCCGGAATTCCGGGCGAAGACAACCCGCAACGGCGCCAGTATGAAGGTGGGCCCAAGTTCGATCCCAAGGAGCCTTGGTGAGAATCTCTTGTGTCTTCCTCGTGCACGGCGGCGACGGAAGATGGACCCGGAAGAAGCGGGATGAGAGGTGAAAAACAT from bacterium includes:
- a CDS encoding type II toxin-antitoxin system RelE/ParE family toxin, giving the protein MESRLTWSTVFYVAPSGRAPAEEWLDGQDEEVQERAIALLQVLRGQGGRLGMPHAKHLRGKVWELRFQARSGAYRLLYAAMSGQRILVLHGFRKATRETPQGKLRTAEVRLAEFERSDRTDRPKGR
- a CDS encoding helix-turn-helix transcriptional regulator; amino-acid sequence: MAQYRAEVETGRFVEQLVEASGKTQRSIAALARVPEPNLTRIKRGEILPSLDTIARLTWAALGTGLELRPQGRRSKKVEPIVLRFASRRQKGMVAQG